Proteins encoded together in one Citromicrobium bathyomarinum window:
- a CDS encoding molybdopterin molybdotransferase MoeA yields MSAPLELEEAQARLLDLLSPTPASPCPVDESAGLFLAEPVIARRTQPPTDLSAMDGYATAGHGPWLLKGESRAGAPFDMVLGKGDAIRISTGAQMPLGADAVLVQEDAQVEGTRLTATEPPTARFIRRAGLDFKASDTLLAAGTRMGAAQIALTRAGGLAEVVTHDAPRVAVIECGDELAQDPTACEPHQTPAVNGAMLAAMAREAGAQVRQIGPVADDAQEITRAILAASEDAALVVISGGASVGPHDLVKPALEAAGFTLDFWRIAIKPGKPLLVATRGDTVVLGLPGNPVSSYVTGFLFMVPALLRMAGAKDCLPRAIPMPLACDLPPGGSRREFLRARWTQDGLVAAELQDSSALTPLAQAQVLIDRPARAEASEAGAFVPAFLLETRTYA; encoded by the coding sequence ATGAGCGCACCGCTGGAACTGGAGGAGGCGCAGGCGCGATTGCTCGACCTGCTCTCACCAACCCCTGCCAGCCCCTGCCCGGTGGACGAAAGCGCCGGCCTGTTCCTGGCAGAGCCCGTCATCGCGCGCCGCACGCAGCCGCCAACGGACCTCTCCGCGATGGATGGCTATGCCACCGCTGGCCACGGCCCATGGCTGCTCAAGGGGGAGAGCCGCGCGGGCGCGCCCTTCGACATGGTGCTGGGCAAGGGAGACGCGATCCGCATCTCGACCGGCGCGCAGATGCCGCTCGGCGCGGATGCGGTGCTGGTGCAGGAGGATGCGCAGGTCGAGGGCACGCGCCTCACCGCGACCGAGCCGCCCACCGCCCGCTTCATCCGCCGCGCCGGGCTCGACTTCAAGGCATCCGACACGCTTCTGGCTGCGGGCACGCGCATGGGCGCGGCGCAGATCGCGCTGACGCGGGCGGGCGGTTTGGCCGAGGTCGTGACGCATGATGCCCCCCGCGTGGCGGTGATCGAGTGCGGCGACGAACTCGCCCAAGATCCAACCGCCTGCGAGCCGCACCAGACGCCCGCGGTCAACGGTGCGATGCTGGCCGCGATGGCGCGCGAGGCCGGGGCGCAGGTTCGCCAGATCGGGCCGGTCGCAGACGACGCGCAGGAGATCACCCGCGCGATCCTTGCAGCAAGCGAGGATGCCGCGCTGGTCGTCATCAGCGGCGGCGCCTCGGTGGGTCCGCACGATCTGGTCAAGCCCGCGCTGGAAGCGGCGGGTTTCACGCTCGACTTCTGGCGGATCGCGATCAAGCCGGGCAAGCCGCTGCTGGTCGCGACGCGCGGCGATACGGTGGTGCTGGGGCTGCCGGGCAATCCTGTGTCGAGCTACGTCACCGGGTTCCTCTTCATGGTCCCTGCACTTCTGCGCATGGCCGGTGCGAAAGACTGCCTGCCCCGCGCAATACCCATGCCGCTCGCCTGCGATCTGCCCCCCGGCGGCAGCAGGCGCGAGTTTCTGCGCGCGCGGTGGACGCAGGACGGGCTGGTCGCGGCTGAGCTTCAGGACAGCTCCGCGCTGACGCCGCTCGCACAGGCGCAAGTACTGATCGACCGGCCCGCGCGTGCCGAAGCATCCGAAGCGGGGGCGTTTGTTCCGGCGTTCCTGTTGGAAACCCGCACATATGCTTGA
- the lexA gene encoding transcriptional repressor LexA — MLTAKQHELLRFIHERLEETGISPSFEEMKEALDLKSKSGVHRLISALEERGFIRRLPNRARALEVLKMPESAVAGSAPKAANDLGARTTSVPARMPEAANDVIDIPLHGRIAAGAPIEALEDHQSLPVPAALLGPGEHFALEVSGDSMIEAGIFDGDYALIRRADTARDGDIVVALVENEEATLKYLWREGGRVRLDPANPSYEPQVYDARAVQVQGKLAGLLRRYH; from the coding sequence ATGTTGACGGCGAAACAGCATGAATTGCTCCGGTTCATCCATGAACGTCTGGAAGAAACCGGCATCTCGCCCTCTTTCGAAGAGATGAAGGAGGCGCTCGACCTCAAGAGCAAGTCGGGTGTGCATCGGCTGATCTCCGCGCTCGAAGAACGCGGCTTCATCCGCCGCCTGCCCAACCGCGCGCGCGCGCTCGAAGTGCTGAAGATGCCCGAGAGTGCGGTCGCCGGATCGGCGCCCAAGGCGGCGAACGATCTGGGCGCGCGGACAACCAGCGTGCCTGCGCGGATGCCCGAGGCGGCGAACGACGTGATCGACATTCCGCTGCACGGCCGGATCGCCGCCGGCGCCCCGATCGAGGCGCTGGAAGATCACCAGAGCCTGCCGGTGCCCGCCGCGCTGCTCGGCCCGGGCGAGCATTTCGCGCTGGAAGTCTCCGGCGACTCGATGATCGAGGCAGGCATCTTCGATGGCGACTACGCGCTGATCCGCCGCGCCGACACCGCGCGCGATGGCGACATCGTGGTCGCGCTGGTCGAGAACGAGGAAGCGACTCTCAAGTACCTGTGGCGTGAAGGCGGCCGGGTCCGGCTCGATCCCGCCAATCCCAGCTACGAACCGCAGGTCTACGACGCGCGTGCCGTGCAGGTTCAGGGCAAGCTGGCGGGGCTGCTGCGCCGCTATCACTGA
- a CDS encoding ComEC/Rec2 family competence protein, translating to MTTQPSSTVPSDDATSGSDLRSDGGAGAAYGAAQRRLWQVVAMMSSPLARVAQGLDRSLGDAALERGPWVIVGVIAGIAAWFVLPGPMAWMAAIGVALGVAVAGVLLLRMDRVPDLALALLALGLAVAFGIGLIWARSTSVGEPAIEHPQMLTMHARILEREEQPARERVRLVLAARDEQGEAIKLRVNVPLEQESPAMQRGAVIGLTARLMPPAPPLVPGGYDFARAAWFQGLAATGSVVGPVDVIAPPPPGLGGIASVQRNLSAHVRSQLGGSAGSIAAAFASGDRGAIAEADEVAMRDAGLTHLLSISGLHVSAVVAAAYFLALKLLALWPWLALRVRLPVVAAALGALAGIGYTLLTGAEVPTVRSCAAAVLVLVALALGREPLTFRLLAVAAGFVLLLWPESVVGPSFQMSFAAVLAIVALHNSAPVRAFLAPREEAWFMRPLRGGAMLLVTGFVIEIALMPIVLFHFHRTGMYGALANMVGIPLVTFVSMPLIALALLADLVGAGAPVWWLAGASLDLLLGIAHLTASQPGAVKLAPHMGGLAFGLFVAGGLWIALWSGRGRFWGFVPVLIATILMLSTSRPDVLVSRDGRDVAIIEGGRLMSLRDSQSSYASDTLAELGALDEPPLPLSQWPGARCSAEFCVATIEREGRRYRLLLARGREYVTERDLAAACARVDIVVADRWLPYSCRPRWLKADRRMLEKTGGLAIRLSSREVETVAQGQGAHGWWHGAGGVPREAERRTRPDQ from the coding sequence ATGACGACGCAGCCTTCGTCCACCGTTCCGTCTGACGACGCAACGAGCGGCAGCGACCTTCGATCCGATGGCGGAGCAGGTGCGGCCTATGGTGCAGCGCAGCGCAGGCTTTGGCAGGTGGTCGCGATGATGTCCAGCCCGCTCGCGAGGGTCGCGCAGGGGCTCGATCGCAGCCTCGGCGACGCAGCGCTGGAGCGCGGGCCATGGGTGATCGTCGGCGTCATCGCAGGGATCGCGGCGTGGTTCGTGCTGCCCGGGCCAATGGCGTGGATGGCCGCAATCGGGGTGGCACTTGGCGTCGCTGTCGCCGGTGTGCTGCTGCTGCGCATGGACCGCGTTCCCGACCTGGCGCTCGCGCTGCTGGCGCTTGGTCTGGCGGTGGCGTTCGGTATCGGGCTGATCTGGGCCCGCTCGACCAGCGTGGGCGAGCCGGCGATCGAGCATCCGCAGATGCTGACCATGCACGCGCGCATCCTCGAGCGGGAGGAGCAGCCCGCGCGAGAGCGTGTGCGTCTGGTGCTGGCTGCGCGCGATGAGCAGGGCGAGGCGATCAAGCTGCGGGTCAACGTGCCGCTGGAGCAGGAGAGCCCGGCGATGCAGCGCGGCGCGGTGATCGGTCTGACCGCGCGGCTGATGCCGCCCGCGCCTCCGCTGGTGCCGGGTGGATACGACTTCGCGCGCGCCGCGTGGTTCCAGGGGCTGGCGGCAACCGGATCGGTGGTCGGCCCGGTCGACGTGATCGCACCACCACCGCCGGGCTTGGGCGGAATCGCATCGGTCCAGCGCAACCTCTCCGCACACGTCCGCAGCCAGCTCGGCGGGTCGGCAGGTTCGATCGCGGCCGCCTTCGCCAGCGGCGACCGGGGTGCGATTGCTGAGGCGGACGAGGTGGCGATGCGCGATGCGGGGCTTACCCACCTGCTCTCGATCAGCGGGTTGCATGTGAGCGCGGTGGTCGCGGCGGCGTATTTCCTCGCGCTCAAGCTGCTGGCCCTGTGGCCTTGGCTGGCATTGCGCGTCCGGCTGCCAGTGGTCGCCGCGGCTCTCGGCGCGCTTGCGGGGATCGGATACACCCTGCTGACCGGAGCGGAGGTTCCCACGGTGCGCAGTTGTGCGGCGGCGGTGCTGGTGCTGGTCGCACTGGCGCTAGGTCGTGAGCCGCTGACGTTCCGCCTGCTCGCCGTGGCAGCGGGCTTTGTACTGCTGCTGTGGCCGGAGAGCGTCGTGGGCCCCAGCTTCCAGATGAGCTTCGCCGCGGTGCTCGCGATCGTGGCGTTGCACAACAGCGCGCCAGTGCGCGCCTTTCTCGCCCCGCGGGAGGAGGCGTGGTTCATGCGCCCCCTGCGCGGAGGGGCAATGCTGCTGGTGACGGGCTTCGTGATCGAGATCGCGCTGATGCCGATCGTGCTATTCCATTTCCACCGAACGGGGATGTACGGCGCGCTGGCCAACATGGTCGGCATTCCGCTGGTGACTTTCGTGTCGATGCCGCTGATCGCGCTGGCGCTGCTGGCTGACCTTGTGGGCGCGGGTGCTCCGGTGTGGTGGCTCGCGGGGGCCTCGCTCGACCTGCTGCTGGGCATTGCGCATCTCACCGCGAGCCAGCCCGGCGCAGTCAAGCTGGCACCGCATATGGGCGGTCTCGCGTTCGGCCTGTTCGTCGCCGGAGGCCTGTGGATCGCGCTGTGGAGCGGGCGAGGGCGGTTCTGGGGCTTCGTGCCGGTGCTGATCGCGACCATCCTGATGCTCTCCACTTCGCGGCCCGATGTGCTGGTCTCGCGAGATGGCCGCGATGTCGCGATCATCGAGGGCGGGCGGCTGATGAGCCTGCGTGACAGCCAGTCCTCCTACGCCAGCGACACACTGGCCGAGCTGGGCGCGCTCGACGAGCCGCCGCTACCGCTGTCCCAATGGCCTGGTGCGCGGTGCAGCGCGGAGTTCTGCGTCGCGACCATCGAGCGCGAGGGGCGGCGTTATCGCCTGCTGCTGGCGCGCGGGCGCGAGTATGTGACCGAGCGCGATCTGGCCGCGGCCTGCGCGCGGGTGGACATCGTGGTCGCCGACCGCTGGTTGCCCTACAGTTGCCGTCCGCGCTGGCTCAAGGCCGACCGGCGGATGCTTGAGAAAACCGGCGGGCTGGCGATCCGGCTCTCTTCACGCGAGGTCGAAACAGTCGCGCAGGGGCAGGGCGCGCATGGCTGGTGGCATGGGGCGGGCGGCGTTCCGCGCGAGGCGGAGCGCCGCACTCGTCCCGATCAGTGA
- the gltX gene encoding glutamate--tRNA ligase: MASETGTIITRFAPSPTGYLHLGGARTALFNWLYARHHGGKALLRIEDTDAKRSTQDAIDKIIEGLDWLGLSFDEESVFQSQRAQRHAEVANTLLANGHAYKCYATPEELEAMRAEQRANKQPMRYDGRWRDREPGPEQEGQPFTVRLKVAKDGETAIEDQVQGRVTVRNEEIDDYILLRADGTPTYMLAVVVDDHDMGVTHVIRGDDHLNNAFRQLPIYRAMNAIEGGWDDPVYAHVPLIHGSDGAKLSKRHGAVGVEAYRDELGILPEALFNYLLRLGWGHGDREEITQAEAIELFDLDGVGRSPARFDIKKLQNLNGHYIREADDARLAQIVAGELAGSVDGEIDQDLLTRAMPVLKTRAKDTHELAENARFLFAKRPLTMTEKAAGLLDDEARARLAQVSAELSGQSDWTIEALEATTKSLAERLEVGLGKLAQPLRAALTGTTTSPGIFDVLALLGKEESLARIDAQAASANPTQD, encoded by the coding sequence ATGGCAAGCGAAACCGGTACGATCATTACACGCTTCGCCCCATCTCCGACCGGCTACCTGCATCTCGGCGGCGCGCGCACCGCGTTGTTCAACTGGCTCTACGCCCGCCACCACGGCGGCAAGGCGTTGCTGCGGATCGAAGATACCGACGCGAAGCGCTCCACGCAGGACGCGATCGACAAGATCATCGAAGGGCTCGACTGGCTCGGCCTTTCCTTTGACGAGGAGTCGGTGTTCCAGTCGCAGCGGGCCCAGCGCCACGCCGAAGTCGCCAATACCCTTCTCGCCAACGGCCACGCCTACAAATGCTACGCCACGCCCGAAGAGCTCGAGGCGATGCGCGCGGAGCAGCGCGCCAACAAGCAGCCGATGCGCTATGACGGCCGCTGGCGCGACCGCGAGCCTGGCCCCGAACAGGAAGGCCAGCCCTTCACGGTCCGCCTCAAGGTGGCCAAGGACGGCGAGACCGCGATCGAAGATCAGGTTCAGGGCCGCGTGACGGTCAGAAACGAAGAGATCGACGACTACATCCTGCTGCGCGCAGATGGCACGCCGACCTACATGCTGGCGGTGGTGGTGGACGACCACGACATGGGCGTCACCCATGTGATCCGCGGCGACGATCACCTCAACAACGCCTTCCGCCAACTGCCCATCTACCGCGCGATGAACGCGATCGAAGGCGGGTGGGACGATCCGGTCTATGCCCATGTCCCGCTGATCCACGGCAGCGACGGGGCCAAGCTGTCCAAGCGCCACGGCGCGGTCGGCGTGGAAGCCTATCGCGACGAACTGGGCATCCTGCCCGAAGCGCTGTTCAACTACCTTTTGCGGCTTGGCTGGGGCCATGGCGACCGCGAGGAAATCACCCAGGCCGAAGCGATCGAACTGTTCGATCTGGACGGCGTGGGCCGCAGCCCGGCGCGCTTCGACATCAAGAAGCTGCAGAACCTCAACGGCCACTACATCCGCGAGGCCGACGATGCGCGGCTGGCGCAGATCGTCGCGGGCGAACTGGCGGGCAGCGTCGATGGAGAGATCGACCAGGATCTGCTGACCCGCGCCATGCCCGTGCTCAAGACCCGCGCGAAAGACACCCACGAGCTGGCCGAGAATGCGCGCTTCCTGTTCGCCAAGCGTCCCCTCACCATGACCGAGAAGGCCGCCGGCCTGCTCGACGATGAGGCACGGGCGCGGCTGGCGCAGGTGTCTGCCGAGCTCTCCGGGCAAAGCGACTGGACAATCGAGGCACTGGAAGCCACTACCAAATCGCTTGCGGAGCGGCTGGAAGTGGGCCTCGGAAAGCTCGCCCAACCTCTTCGTGCCGCCCTTACCGGGACCACGACGAGCCCTGGAATTTTCGATGTTCTCGCCCTCCTCGGCAAGGAGGAGTCGCTTGCGCGGATAGACGCACAGGCTGCTTCGGCGAACCCCACTCAAGACTAA
- a CDS encoding citrate synthase translates to MSDTTAKLEIAGDTQEFPVLQGTCGPEVVDIRKFYGSTNRFTYDPGFKSTASCESALTFIDGEEGVLLHRGYPIGQLAENSSFMEVSYLLLNGELPSANELDEFSYTITRHTMLHEQLMTFYRGFRRDAHPMAIMCGVVGALSAFYHDSTDIADPEHRKISSHRLIAKMPTIAAMAYKYSIGQPFLQPDNSLSYTGNFLRMTFGVPAEPYEVIPEVEKAMDRIFILHADHEQNASTSTVRLAGSSGANPFACISAGIACLWGPAHGGANEAALNMLREIGRPENIPHYIERAKDKDDPFRLMGFGHRVYKNYDPRATVMQKTVREVFEALKVDDPVFETALRLEEMALNDDYFIEKKLFPNVDFYSGIILSAIGFPTTMFTALFALARTVGWVAQWNEMISDPAQVIGRPRQLYTGPTQRDYVPVEQR, encoded by the coding sequence ATGTCGGATACTACCGCCAAGCTGGAGATTGCCGGCGACACTCAGGAATTTCCCGTTCTGCAAGGCACGTGCGGGCCCGAGGTCGTGGACATCCGCAAGTTCTACGGATCGACCAACCGCTTCACCTACGATCCCGGTTTCAAGTCGACCGCGAGCTGTGAAAGCGCCCTGACCTTCATCGATGGCGAAGAAGGCGTGCTGCTGCACCGCGGCTATCCGATCGGGCAGCTGGCCGAGAATTCCAGCTTCATGGAAGTGTCCTACCTCCTGCTGAACGGCGAGCTGCCGTCCGCCAACGAGCTGGACGAGTTCAGCTACACCATCACCCGCCACACCATGCTGCACGAGCAGCTGATGACCTTCTACCGCGGTTTCCGCCGCGACGCGCACCCGATGGCGATCATGTGCGGCGTGGTCGGCGCGCTGTCGGCCTTCTATCACGACAGCACCGACATCGCGGACCCGGAACATCGCAAGATTTCCAGCCACCGCCTGATCGCCAAGATGCCGACCATCGCGGCGATGGCGTACAAGTATTCGATCGGCCAGCCCTTCCTGCAGCCGGACAATTCGCTCAGCTACACGGGCAATTTCCTGCGCATGACCTTCGGCGTGCCGGCAGAGCCTTACGAGGTGATCCCCGAGGTCGAAAAGGCGATGGACCGGATCTTCATCCTCCACGCCGACCACGAACAGAACGCGTCGACCAGCACCGTGCGTCTGGCCGGTTCGTCTGGTGCGAACCCGTTCGCGTGCATCTCCGCCGGGATCGCGTGCCTGTGGGGCCCCGCGCATGGCGGTGCCAACGAAGCCGCGCTCAACATGCTGCGTGAAATCGGCCGTCCGGAAAACATCCCGCACTACATCGAGCGTGCGAAGGACAAGGACGATCCGTTCCGCCTGATGGGCTTCGGCCACCGCGTGTACAAGAACTACGACCCGCGCGCGACCGTGATGCAGAAGACCGTGCGCGAAGTGTTCGAAGCGCTCAAGGTCGACGATCCCGTGTTCGAAACCGCCTTGCGGCTGGAAGAAATGGCGCTGAACGACGACTACTTCATCGAGAAGAAGCTGTTCCCCAACGTCGATTTCTACTCGGGCATCATCCTCTCGGCGATCGGCTTCCCGACCACCATGTTCACCGCGCTGTTCGCGCTGGCCCGCACGGTCGGCTGGGTCGCGCAGTGGAACGAGATGATCTCCGATCCCGCGCAGGTCATCGGCCGTCCGCGCCAGCTCTACACCGGCCCGACGCAGCGCGACTACGTGCCCGTCGAACAGCGCTGA
- a CDS encoding HAMP domain-containing sensor histidine kinase: MSSKPMDESTTSYIARARTDAKDRLIAADEPLASLQRRAGGEIPGTIAIPELREQVRKARRTNLRLGRTIHAFDGTDRIKSWMEIVPVEGDDESESGCSIGIVTWQASPPPVERDDEAAARRDAIDDALAELHARLDPAQKVLTVHTDAEDLQPLLRRMSENLGQPWTDFVNIAGSQHAQPLHWRLLDQSRVSIDGSPRQWTARLIPVGEPTPGSQGFELYLIANRAWVTRAQRRDRRTEDGASIGRDLTPILRQPIARIVANAETIRARLAGPLGDEYSEYARDIVNAGQHLLSLVDDLTDLEVVEADGFRAAPDPIDLADVARRAAGILAVRAQEKRISISAPPADASQPATAEFRRVLQVLLNLIGNAIRYSPEGSTITVKLGADEKRARVSVIDQGPGLDEQAQRIVFDKFERLGRSGGGGSGLGLYISKRLAQAMGGDLTIASTPGEGATFTLSVPRRSE; this comes from the coding sequence ATGTCGAGTAAGCCCATGGACGAGAGTACAACCAGCTATATCGCGCGTGCGCGCACCGATGCGAAGGACCGCCTGATTGCGGCGGACGAGCCGCTCGCCTCGCTCCAGCGGCGGGCGGGGGGCGAGATCCCCGGCACGATCGCGATTCCGGAGCTGCGCGAACAGGTGCGCAAGGCGCGCCGCACGAACCTGCGGCTCGGGCGCACGATTCATGCCTTCGACGGGACCGACCGGATCAAGTCGTGGATGGAGATCGTACCTGTCGAGGGAGACGATGAGTCGGAATCGGGCTGCTCGATCGGCATCGTCACCTGGCAGGCGAGCCCGCCGCCGGTGGAGCGTGATGACGAGGCTGCCGCGCGGCGCGATGCGATCGACGATGCGCTGGCGGAACTCCACGCGCGGCTCGACCCCGCGCAAAAGGTCCTGACCGTCCATACCGACGCCGAAGACCTGCAACCGCTGCTTCGCCGGATGAGCGAAAACCTCGGCCAGCCGTGGACCGATTTCGTCAATATCGCTGGCAGCCAGCACGCCCAGCCGCTGCACTGGCGGCTGCTCGATCAGTCTCGCGTCTCAATCGATGGCAGCCCGCGCCAATGGACCGCACGACTGATCCCGGTCGGTGAGCCTACCCCGGGATCACAGGGTTTCGAGCTTTATCTGATCGCCAATCGCGCGTGGGTCACGCGTGCGCAGCGGCGCGACCGCCGGACCGAGGATGGTGCGTCGATCGGGCGCGATCTCACCCCGATCCTGCGTCAGCCGATCGCCCGCATCGTCGCCAATGCGGAGACGATCCGCGCGCGCCTCGCCGGGCCGCTGGGCGACGAATACAGCGAGTATGCGCGCGATATCGTCAACGCGGGGCAGCATCTGCTGTCGCTGGTCGACGACCTGACCGATCTCGAAGTGGTGGAGGCGGACGGTTTCCGCGCCGCGCCCGATCCCATCGATCTGGCCGATGTCGCACGCCGCGCTGCGGGCATTCTGGCGGTTCGCGCGCAGGAGAAGCGGATCAGCATCAGCGCGCCGCCTGCCGACGCGAGCCAGCCTGCCACTGCGGAGTTCCGCCGTGTGTTGCAGGTTCTGCTCAATCTGATCGGCAATGCGATCCGCTATTCGCCCGAAGGCTCGACCATCACGGTGAAGTTGGGCGCCGACGAAAAGCGCGCGCGCGTATCGGTGATCGATCAGGGGCCGGGGCTGGACGAGCAGGCGCAGCGAATAGTGTTCGACAAGTTCGAACGGCTCGGCCGCAGTGGCGGCGGCGGCTCGGGGCTGGGTCTCTACATCTCCAAGCGCCTGGCACAGGCGATGGGCGGCGACCTCACCATTGCGAGCACTCCAGGCGAGGGGGCCACCTTCACCCTGTCGGTGCCCAGACGTAGCGAATAA
- a CDS encoding Hpt domain-containing protein gives MAFENAAFTATLTAAAGDDPALLSELRGAFRESLAQQIDLLHRSRCDGNWLVAAQRIKGLAASFHADELIVLAQGAIDAAPGDPVALRGLDGFLTEFDRVTPD, from the coding sequence ATGGCTTTCGAGAATGCTGCCTTTACCGCCACGCTCACCGCTGCGGCGGGTGACGATCCTGCGCTGCTCAGCGAGCTGCGCGGCGCGTTTCGCGAAAGCCTGGCCCAGCAGATCGACCTGTTGCACCGTTCGCGTTGCGACGGGAACTGGCTGGTCGCGGCGCAGCGGATCAAGGGGCTGGCGGCCAGCTTCCACGCAGACGAGCTGATCGTGCTGGCACAAGGCGCGATCGACGCCGCCCCGGGAGACCCGGTGGCGCTGCGCGGCCTCGACGGTTTTCTCACGGAATTCGATAGGGTTACGCCCGATTGA